The genomic region TCTTGGCGTGCATGGGATAGCTCTTCTTGATTGACAGGATGGCACAGTTGTGGAAAACGCCTTCCAGCGGCAGGTTCATGTCGACCATCTCCGGCAATGTCATCCGAAGCAGCGGCAGGAACAGCCGCTCGGTGGCCTTCCCCAGAAAACAGTCCTCCATGGGTGGGCGGCCGACAATGGTGGTCGCGTAGATCGGGTCGCGACGGTGGGTGATGCAGGTCAGGTGGAAGACGGGATAATCGCCCGCCAGTGAATAATATCCGGTGTGGTCGCCGAAGGGACCCTCGCGCCGCAGCTCGCCCTTCTCGACATACCCTTCGAGGATGATCTCGGCGGTTGCGGGAACTTCCATGTCGATGGTTTTACATTTGACCATCTCCACCGGGCTGCCCTTGAGGAAACCGGCCAGCATCATCTCATCTATGCCCTTAGGTAGCGGCGCTGTCGCCGCGTAAGTCGTCGCGGGGTCGGTGCCGATGGCCACCGCGACTTCGACGCGCTCACCGCCGGCGCGGAAGTTCTCGGCGCCGTCCTTATGTATATGCCAATGCATGCCGGTGGTGGCGGCGTCGAATTTCTGCAGGCGGTACATGCCGGCGTTGCACCGACCGTCGGGATCCTTTGTGAAGACGACCGGCAGGGTGATGAAAGGTCCACCGTCGCCGGGCCAGGTCTTGAGGATCGGCAGGGCGTCCAGGTTCGGCTGTTCCATGACCACTTCCTGGCAGGGAGCGTTCTTGACCATCTTCGGCGCCGAATCCGCCAGATTCTTGAGCTTGCCGAGCGCCTTGACCTTGGCGACGATGCCCTGGGGCACCTGCATCTCGAGCACACCGCCCAGCTCCGCGGCGATGTCATCGAGGTCGCCGCCGCCGAGGGCCATGCTCATCCTCTTCATGCTGCCGAACTGGTTGATCAGCACCGGCATGTTCGAGCCTTTGGCGTTGCGGAACAGCAGCGCCGGCCCGTCGGCCTTGCTGACCCGGTCGGTGATCTCGGTGATCTCGAGTTCCGGATCCACCGGTTCGTCGATCTCCACCAGCTCGCCCTCGCGCTTCAGCGCTTCGATGAATTGTCTCAGATCGTCAATGGCCATCAGGACTCACCTCAGATATCAGCTTCCATGGAAGAAGTATGTCAGTTTTTATGGAAGAAGTCGGCTTCTATATTACTAAATCTTTCGCGCAGGCCGGGGGCGCGGTTGGCCGGGCCGGTGTCACTATCGCCGGAGTCGTCGACGATGATTTCACTGCCGGACAGCAACTCCTCCAGCCTGTCTTCCAGTTTATCCAGCTCTGCAAACGCGGGTATCCCGGAATCGGGAGCAGCGCCGCCGCTGGAAACAGAGGCCGCGCCTATCGGGCCACGGCCAATGGATGACATCCTTGCGGCCAGGCCTAGCGTAGTCACTGCCCAGGCTTTCGCCGCCAGCCCCGGGTCCTGCCGCTCACAATGGATATACGAGCACAGCCGCACCAGTTCGGCGAGCGCCTCGACGCAGGCCAGGTCTTCGAGACCGGCGATGGCCTCCAGCCCGCGGGCGTACATATAATCACCGGCGAGCAAGTTGAAGTTACCGTCGTCCTGGCGCAGCAGGCGGCTCTCGCCGTAATGGAGCAGGTATCCTTCGAAGATATATTCGATGCCGAGCCTGAAGTTTTCCAAAACCTTTGTCTCACCTGAATAACTGATATCAATATCAGCGGCGCCTCCGGCTGAACCGGATTCCCTTTCATCTGCGCCAGAAGCATCCATGAAAAGGTCGGAGTATCCCGCCGATACCGGCATCTCAGTTTCAGGCTTCAGCCGGTCGCCAAAGAGGCTGCTGTCGGCCATGATGTTGCGGCGTATCTCCTTGAGGGTGTTAGCGGTATGGGTTCCGGAGCTGGTCATCGCGGCGGACGGTCGCTACTTGTCCAGGTAGAACGAGAGCGTCATCAGCTCGGTGGAGAGGTCCACCTGGCGCAGGATGACTGGCTTCTCGCTGGCGGCCCGGATCGGCGCGAAGTTGAGCACCGAGGGCACTCCCGCGTCCACTACCTGGTCGATGACTTCCTGGGCTGCCGCCGAGGGCGTGGTGACGATGGCGATGTGCACTTCGTGTTCC from Actinomycetota bacterium harbors:
- a CDS encoding menaquinone biosynthesis decarboxylase codes for the protein MAIDDLRQFIEALKREGELVEIDEPVDPELEITEITDRVSKADGPALLFRNAKGSNMPVLINQFGSMKRMSMALGGGDLDDIAAELGGVLEMQVPQGIVAKVKALGKLKNLADSAPKMVKNAPCQEVVMEQPNLDALPILKTWPGDGGPFITLPVVFTKDPDGRCNAGMYRLQKFDAATTGMHWHIHKDGAENFRAGGERVEVAVAIGTDPATTYAATAPLPKGIDEMMLAGFLKGSPVEMVKCKTIDMEVPATAEIILEGYVEKGELRREGPFGDHTGYYSLAGDYPVFHLTCITHRRDPIYATTIVGRPPMEDCFLGKATERLFLPLLRMTLPEMVDMNLPLEGVFHNCAILSIKKSYPMHAKKVMSAVWGLGMMSLTKFVVIVDEHVNVHDESEVAWRVFNNVDPKRDVLLTEGPLDVLDHSSPTANYGAKMGLDATKTWPSEGHEREWPDDIAMTEEVRKMVDEKWSRLGIDLG